In Arachis stenosperma cultivar V10309 chromosome 1, arast.V10309.gnm1.PFL2, whole genome shotgun sequence, one DNA window encodes the following:
- the LOC130937708 gene encoding altered inheritance of mitochondria protein 32-like has translation MLLGRTSSSIGINSSDRKDTEYNAFLAPFTYPASNDTYLTDSSSRTFQNNSNHDDDLLDFGFTRPDFPPGQLAGTVEFYRRHVFLCYKSPAAWPPRIEAWEFDRLPRLLHAAVASGKGRMKKETLLTICEGHDGTETSNGDMLIFPDMVRYRRLTHFDVETFVEEVLVNDGEWRPGNPEALLASYVFVCSHGSRDRRCGACGPVLVSRFGEEIELLGLQGKVFVSPCSHIGRHKCGGNVIIFGSSINGEATGHWYGYVTPKDVPSLIQQHIIKGEILDSLWRGQIGLTAEEQKKSQEQRIHQNSVTNFKENTEEFMDTNNHTTGTVAFQFQESIATCCQDNRYSSCHQDDHVSLEKTKIAGAIETEAKLLTDDDEFRENVPSRISNGKAASRKFCSIPTWLDYWELEDTYAALSVVCAAVSVVIAYRCYKNS, from the exons atgttGTTAGGTAGAACAAGCAGCAGCATTGGCATCAACAGCAGCGACCGAAAGGACACAGAATATAACGCCTTTCTCGCACCCTTCACATACCCAGCATCTAACGATACCTACCTAACCGACTCTTCTTCTAGAACCTTCCAGAACAACAGCAACCACGACGACGATCTTCTTGACTTCGGGTTTACCAGGCCCGATTTCCCGCCGGGTCAACTCGCTGGCACCGTCGAGTTCTACCGTCGCCACGTGTTCCTCTGCTACAAGAGTCCCGCTGCGTGGCCGCCGCGGATTGAGGCCTGGGAATTTGACCGATTGCCGCGGTTGCTCCACGCCGCCGTCGCCTCCGGTAAAGGTCGCATGAAGAAGGAG ACCCTCTTAACAATTTGCGAGGGACATGATGGAACCGAAACATCCAATGGTGATATGCTAATTTTTCCAGACATGGTCAGATACAG GCGATTAACACATTTTGATGTGGAAACATTCGTCGAAGAAGTTCTTGTCAACGATGGAGAATGGCGTCCTGGCAACCCCGAAGCCTTGTTGGCTTCATATGTGTTCGTGTGTTCACATGGATCCCGGGACCGGAGATGCGGAGCTTGTGGACCTGTCTTGGTTAGTAGGTTCGGGGAAGAGATAGAGTTACTTGGTCTTCAAGGTAAAGTGTTTGTTAGCCCATGCTCTCACATTGGGAGGCATAAGTGTGGAGGAAATGTCATTATATTCGGGTCAAGCATCAATGGAGAAGCCACTGGCCATTG GTATGGATATGTTACTCCGAAAGATGTACCTTCGTTGATTCAACAACATATAATTAAAGGAGAAATTTTGGACTCGTTATGGAG GGGCCAAATTGGTTTGACAGCAGAAGAACAAAAAAAGAGCCAAGAACAGAGGATTCATCAGAACAGTGtaacaaattttaaagaaaacaCAGAAGAGTTCATGGATACAAACAATCATACAACAGGCACTGTTGCGTTTCAATTCCAAGAGAGCATTGCAACCTGTTGCCAAGATAACAGATATTCCTCTTGCCATCAGGACGATCATGTGTCGTTAGAAAAGACGAAGATCGCTGGAGCCATTGAGACGGAGGCAAAGCTCTTAACTGATGATGATGAGTTCAGAGAGAATGTGCCGTCTCGGATAAGTAATGGCAAAGCAGCATCACGCAAATTTTGTTCCATTCCAACATGGCTTGACTACTGGGAGCTAGAAGATACTTATGCTGCTCTCTCTGTCGTATGCGCTGCCGTGTCGGTTGTTATTGCCTATCGCTGCTACAAGAACAGCTGA